A window from Salvia miltiorrhiza cultivar Shanhuang (shh) chromosome 2, IMPLAD_Smil_shh, whole genome shotgun sequence encodes these proteins:
- the LOC131008996 gene encoding protein EI24 homolog isoform X1, with amino-acid sequence MDGRSIRSLIGSFKTKSKQVSLLWAVGFREACCLHRVVIYCLRSREIAIRTGQCFLLNGFIFLGSILVLRSVVIPTLQWVLPDVCLQNKSQELCPFGGISRFYSLLQHGLIQLFYVFWFYPMYISSFILNTLWYNDIAKYGFFAIEKHGTSSSESFVEKDTSASDKATDIEGLMIEVAEQVYSVLLLSFFFLEVYATGFIPFIGKALNLLLLSWMYAYYCFEYKWNYSGFSLDKRLDFFESNWPFFAGFGSPCVLAAFFYSPLVSYGVMALLFPLFVLTATGSEADKVIASQRKKWNGAGLGRIPIFVSSNYLSMKVLSLFPIGSHRQVRDQKAL; translated from the exons ATGGATGGGAGAAGCATAAGGAGTTTAATAGGCAGCTTCAAAACAAAATCGAAGCAAGTATCCCTCTTGTGGGCGGTGGGTTTCAGAGAGGCTTGCTGTCTTCACCGCGTCGTAATATACTGTCTCAG GTCAAGGGAGATCGCTATCCGTACTGGACAGTGTTTCCTATTGaatggcttcattttcttgggAAG TATACTTGTTCTGAGATCAGTTGTCATTCCCACACTGCAATGGGTGTTGCCTGATGTGTGCCTCCAGAATAAATCTCAAGAACTATGTCCATTTGGGGGTATTTCCAGATTTTATTCCTTGTTACAACATGGACTGATTCAACTCTTCTAC GTGTTCTGGTTCTACCCAATGTATATATCCAGCTTTATCCTAAACACACTCTG GTATAATGATATTGCAAAGTATGGGTTTTTTGCAATTGAGAAGCATGGAACTTCTAGTTCAGAATCATTTGTTGAAAAGGATACATCTGCCAGTGATAAGGCTACTGACATTGAGGG TTTAATGATTGAGGTGGCCGAACAAGTATACTCAGTTCTCCTGTTGAGTTTCTTCTTCTTGGAG GTTTATGCCACTGGATTCATACCATTTATTGGAAAGGCACTGAACCTATTGCTTCTTTCGTGGATGTATGCCTATTATTGTTTTGA GTACAAATGGAATTATTCTGGTTTTAGTTTGGACAAAAGGCTAGACTTCTTTGAATCCAATTGGCCATTTTTTGCTGGTTTCG GAAGTCCATGTGTTTTGGCTGCTTTCTTTTACTCTCCTCTTGTTAGCTATGGGGTTATGGCTCTATTATTTCCATTG TTTGTTCTGACCGCCACAGGCTCAGAAGCAGACAAAGTTATTGCATCTCAGAGAAAGAAGTGGAATGGTGCTGGATTGGGAAGGATTCCTATATTTGTTTCTTCCAATTATCTATC GATGAAAGTGTTGTCTTTATTTCCGATTGGATCACACCGGCAAGTGCGTGACCAGAAAGCCCTCtga
- the LOC131008996 gene encoding protein EI24 homolog isoform X3 yields the protein MCASRINLKNYVHLGVFWFYPMYISSFILNTLWYNDIAKYGFFAIEKHGTSSSESFVEKDTSASDKATDIEGLMIEVAEQVYSVLLLSFFFLEVYATGFIPFIGKALNLLLLSWMYAYYCFEYKWNYSGFSLDKRLDFFESNWPFFAGFGSPCVLAAFFYSPLVSYGVMALLFPLFVLTATGSEADKVIASQRKKWNGAGLGRIPIFVSSNYLSMKVLSLFPIGSHRQVRDQKAL from the exons ATGTGTGCCTCCAGAATAAATCTCAAGAACTATGTCCATTTGGGG GTGTTCTGGTTCTACCCAATGTATATATCCAGCTTTATCCTAAACACACTCTG GTATAATGATATTGCAAAGTATGGGTTTTTTGCAATTGAGAAGCATGGAACTTCTAGTTCAGAATCATTTGTTGAAAAGGATACATCTGCCAGTGATAAGGCTACTGACATTGAGGG TTTAATGATTGAGGTGGCCGAACAAGTATACTCAGTTCTCCTGTTGAGTTTCTTCTTCTTGGAG GTTTATGCCACTGGATTCATACCATTTATTGGAAAGGCACTGAACCTATTGCTTCTTTCGTGGATGTATGCCTATTATTGTTTTGA GTACAAATGGAATTATTCTGGTTTTAGTTTGGACAAAAGGCTAGACTTCTTTGAATCCAATTGGCCATTTTTTGCTGGTTTCG GAAGTCCATGTGTTTTGGCTGCTTTCTTTTACTCTCCTCTTGTTAGCTATGGGGTTATGGCTCTATTATTTCCATTG TTTGTTCTGACCGCCACAGGCTCAGAAGCAGACAAAGTTATTGCATCTCAGAGAAAGAAGTGGAATGGTGCTGGATTGGGAAGGATTCCTATATTTGTTTCTTCCAATTATCTATC GATGAAAGTGTTGTCTTTATTTCCGATTGGATCACACCGGCAAGTGCGTGACCAGAAAGCCCTCtga
- the LOC131008996 gene encoding protein EI24 homolog isoform X2 — protein MRSILVLRSVVIPTLQWVLPDVCLQNKSQELCPFGGISRFYSLLQHGLIQLFYVFWFYPMYISSFILNTLWYNDIAKYGFFAIEKHGTSSSESFVEKDTSASDKATDIEGLMIEVAEQVYSVLLLSFFFLEVYATGFIPFIGKALNLLLLSWMYAYYCFEYKWNYSGFSLDKRLDFFESNWPFFAGFGSPCVLAAFFYSPLVSYGVMALLFPLFVLTATGSEADKVIASQRKKWNGAGLGRIPIFVSSNYLSMKVLSLFPIGSHRQVRDQKAL, from the exons ATGAGGAG TATACTTGTTCTGAGATCAGTTGTCATTCCCACACTGCAATGGGTGTTGCCTGATGTGTGCCTCCAGAATAAATCTCAAGAACTATGTCCATTTGGGGGTATTTCCAGATTTTATTCCTTGTTACAACATGGACTGATTCAACTCTTCTAC GTGTTCTGGTTCTACCCAATGTATATATCCAGCTTTATCCTAAACACACTCTG GTATAATGATATTGCAAAGTATGGGTTTTTTGCAATTGAGAAGCATGGAACTTCTAGTTCAGAATCATTTGTTGAAAAGGATACATCTGCCAGTGATAAGGCTACTGACATTGAGGG TTTAATGATTGAGGTGGCCGAACAAGTATACTCAGTTCTCCTGTTGAGTTTCTTCTTCTTGGAG GTTTATGCCACTGGATTCATACCATTTATTGGAAAGGCACTGAACCTATTGCTTCTTTCGTGGATGTATGCCTATTATTGTTTTGA GTACAAATGGAATTATTCTGGTTTTAGTTTGGACAAAAGGCTAGACTTCTTTGAATCCAATTGGCCATTTTTTGCTGGTTTCG GAAGTCCATGTGTTTTGGCTGCTTTCTTTTACTCTCCTCTTGTTAGCTATGGGGTTATGGCTCTATTATTTCCATTG TTTGTTCTGACCGCCACAGGCTCAGAAGCAGACAAAGTTATTGCATCTCAGAGAAAGAAGTGGAATGGTGCTGGATTGGGAAGGATTCCTATATTTGTTTCTTCCAATTATCTATC GATGAAAGTGTTGTCTTTATTTCCGATTGGATCACACCGGCAAGTGCGTGACCAGAAAGCCCTCtga
- the LOC131009024 gene encoding agamous-like MADS-box protein AGL80 produces MGRGKLNMELISNEKSRNITLKKRKEGLIRKMQEFTTLCDVKACMIIYTPNQIEAEIWPQNADQVHRIIDIYKSKAKDSGNKSFGVPDFFHERKRKIEEELAKLRRKNLEAKYPTVPALLNVATETQLTHFSLLLADKAKYVRSRLQMLRNSRQAAALTTGFYYPPPPPPPPPPLEHMIPMNENINLFETIQFKRQLFFESAASGYWPPPPQPYMPPPQQHFSSSEEFIEYQMRNHYTSNAQDLNSIAWPNK; encoded by the coding sequence ATGGGCAGAGGAAAGCTGAATATGGAACTCATAAGCAATGAGAAATCGAGAAACATAACCTTGAAGAAAAGGAAGGAGGGTTTGATCCGAAAGATGCAGGAATTCACGACGCTCTGCGATGTGAAGGCGTGTATGATAATCTACACCCCCAATCAAATCGAGGCCGAGATCTGGCCCCAAAACGCCGACCAAGTCCACCGCATCATCGACATCTACAAATCCAAGGCCAAGGATTCCGGCAACAAGAGCTTCGGCGTCCCCGATTTCTTCCACGAAAGGAAGAGGAAAATCGAGGAGGAGCTCGCGAAACTGCGCAGGAAGAACTTGGAGGCCAAGTATCCCACGGTGCCCGCGCTGCTCAACGTTGCCACAGAAACTCAACTCACGCATTTCTCTCTTCTCCTCGCCGATAAGGCTAAGTATGTCAGATCTCGACTCCAAATGTTGAGGAACAGCAGGCAGGCTGCGGCCTTAACCACTGGATTTTACTatccaccgccaccgccaccgccaccgccgcccCTAGAGCACATGATTCCGATGAATGAGAATATTAATCTGTTTGAGACTATCCAATTCAAGCGCCAACTTTTCTTCGAATCGGCGGCCAGCGGGTattggccgccgccgccgcaaccCTATATGCCGCCGCCGCAACAGCATTTCTCGAGCTCGGAGGAGTTTATTGAGTATCAGATGAGGAACCACTACACATCGAATGCTCAAGACTTGAATAGTATAGCATGGCCGAACAAGTAA